In Sorghum bicolor cultivar BTx623 chromosome 10, Sorghum_bicolor_NCBIv3, whole genome shotgun sequence, one genomic interval encodes:
- the LOC8071323 gene encoding uncharacterized protein LOC8071323, translating into MVRWLPPPPPPPSAGELVLGHDAVALSFFVACVAATVALTSSMCSACGRKPKPAANADPAASDQPAGTGSVSGGSEEAAGAGEGEEEVVRLSPELATHGAIDPVALPSSTSKRRLSISVSKKLSMNIPDKLRLSRREHKDHHHKVESEDTLWKKGIILGEKCRIPGERETELGDPVDPADEVAAGSFRRSSYSRPVSRSSSFAMYQQPQHDAPALHASDS; encoded by the coding sequence ATGGTAAGgtggctgccgccgccgccgccgccgccatcggcCGGCGAGCTAGTGTTGGGCCACGACGCCGTCGCGTTGTCCTTCTTCGTGGCGTGCGTGGCCGCCACCGTCGCGCTGACGTCGTCCATGTGCTCGGCGTGCGGCCGCAAGCCAAAGCCGGCCGCCAATGCGGACCCGGCCGCGTCGGACCAGCCGGCCGGGACGGGCTCCGTCTCCGGCGGCAGCGAGGAGGCTGCAGGCGccggggagggggaggaggaggtggtgaggCTGTCGCCGGAGCTGGCGACGCACGGCGCCATCGACCCGGTGGCGCTGCCGTCGTCGACGTCGAAGCGGCGGCTGTCCATCAGCGTGAGCAAGAAACTGAGCATGAACATCCCGGACAAGCTGCGGCTGAGCCGGCGGGAGCACAAGGACCACCACCACAAGGTGGAGTCGGAGGACACGCTGTGGAAGAAGGGCATCATCCTCGGGGAGAAGTGCAGGATCCCCGGGGAGCGGGAGACGGAGCTCGGCGACCCCGTCGACCCCGCCGACGAGGTCGCCGCCGGCAGCTTCCGCCGGTCCAGCTACTCCCGGCCCGTGTCGCGGTCGAGCTCGTTCGCCATGTACCAGCAGCCGCAGCACGACGCCCCCGCCTTGCACGCGTCGGATTCTTGA
- the LOC8071321 gene encoding uncharacterized protein LOC8071321 gives MALPLQDGAEFRGNVAPASPPPTQLMERLSSTDSGGGEEAGDPDRIPAAVFERDPSESNKDWSMMSTESVFGLQVAPSSDFTGFFLAHPELMDIATPPRSSSAFADADADAKAAPVISPPFESIPELPESAMKGNYSFAFPNLIEDKRNYSKKQSQREHQPEPATPTEVAKPAPAAPAKAEAKAEAQPETSSKPEAAPAPGSGKGGLFSCFPCC, from the exons ggcctcgccgccgccgacgcagcTCATGGAACGGCTCTCGTCGACggacagcggcggcggcgaggaggcggGCGATCCTGACAGGATCCCCGCGGCGGTGTTCGAGCGGGACCCGTCCGAGTCCAACAAGGACTGGAGCATGATGTCCACGGAGTCGGTGTTCGGCCTCCAGGTCGCGCCGTCCAGCGACTTCACCGGCTTCTTCCTGGCGCACCCGGAGCTCATGGACATCGCCACGccgccgcgcagcagcagcgccttcgccgacgccgacgccgacgccaagGCCGCCCCTGTCATCTCGCCGCCCTTCGAGAGCATCCCGGAGCTCCCCGAGAGCGCCATGAAGGGAAACTACTCCTTCGCCTTCCCAAA CTTGATAGAGGACAAGAGGAACTACTCCAAGAAGCAGTCGCAGCGGGAACACCAGCCGGAGCCAGCAACACCAACGGAGGTGGCCAAGCCCGCACCAGCAGCACCGGCGAAAGCTGAAGCGAAGGCGGAGGCGCAGCCGGAGACAAGCAGCAAACCGGAGGCAGCTCCGGCTCCGGGGTCAGGAAAGGGCGGCTTGTTCTCATGCTTCCCCTGCTGCTGA
- the LOC110431394 gene encoding uncharacterized protein LOC110431394: protein MASRAVALLVAVALAAFLLHPAAAAAGQKKPATAARREDIPYIRCQVCERIAREISAQVAKKQQALPPSKKVPEIEIIEIAENVCNLKKQEADWMLRIDIVEKGDKLQLVEQDEEGHCNAECKTIERACQEVIGYADTDIAEFVYKNNPSADQLMKFLCKDLSKACAKDPPPVPKDRVPGEPFARKPSKDAEMEKILKSMEGMPGAPSMKMYSRDDLMKNNFGTEDDDDEDDEDEDDNFPKNLGKALKDKGSQKKDLKQQVVQQFKDTSKKLKGHVNKVSNVVKKWWKGAKKPAKSSKSKTEL from the exons ATGGCGAGTCGCGCCGTCGCCTTGCTCGTCGCCGTCGCGCTCGCGGCCTTCCTCCTGCACCCCGCGGCGGCAGCGGCCGGTCAGAAGAAGCCGGCGACGGCCGCGAGGCGGGAGGACATCCCCTACATCCGGTGCCAGGTGTGCGAGCGGATCGCGCGCGAGATCTCCGCGCAGGTAGCCAAGAAGCAGCAGGCGCTCCCGCCCTCCAAGAAG GTGCCGGAGATCGAGATCATCGAGATCGCGGAGAATGTGTGCAACCTGAAGAAGCAGGAGGCGGATTGGATGCTCCGGATCGACATCGTCGAGAAAGGCGACAAGCTCCAG CTTGTTGAACAAGATGAGGAAGGGCATTGCAATGCAGAATGCAAGACCATTGAGCGTGCATGTCAAGAG GTGATAGGATATGCTGATACTGATATTGCTGAGTTTGTATACAAAAATAACCCCTCAGCTGATCAGCTGATGAAATTTCTCTGCAAAGATCTTTCAAAAGCGTGTGCCAAGGACCCGCCGCCGGTTCCAAAA GATCGAGTCCCTGGGGAACCATTTGCAAGGAAGCCATCAAAAGATGCTGAGATGGAAAAGATATTGAAATCAATGGAG GGTATGCCGGGAGCTCCAAGCATGAAGATGTACTCCAGGGACGATCTGATGAAAAATAACTTTGGTACTGAAGACGacgatgatgaagatgatgaagaCGAGGATGACAACTTCCCAAAGAACTTG GGAAAAGCTCTGAAAGACAAGGGTTCTCAAAAGAAAGACTTGAAACAGCAAGTTGTGCAACAGTTCAAGGATACCAGTAAAAAGTTGAAAGGGCATGTAAACAAGGTGTCCAATGTGGTAAAGAAATGGTGGAAAGGGGCAAAGAAGCCTGCCAAATCCAGCAAAAGCAAAACTGAGCTCTGA
- the LOC8071322 gene encoding uncharacterized protein LOC8071322, whose protein sequence is MATDAPPAPRYSLPPGRLPAEDILFCVDVDLEARAEMKSAAAASSGSTSTASPQPTQPAGAVGGAPAAVPRTAVRRMDAIKQALLLFVHSKLTMCPDHRFAFGSLGETFSMVKKGFSSDAGSAMEAIHSLSASESRYPMADLTQLFMTANQEGKRAESQGRILRVVLIYCRSSTKPQHQWPVRPKNFTLDIIYLHDKPSADNCPQMVYDALVDALDHVSQYEGYILETGQGLARVLFRQMCILLSHPLQRCIQDDLDIPKQVAKKTLGTEAAQNEDGTPVSSQQ, encoded by the exons ATGGCGACGGACGCCCCGCCGGCGCCGCGCTACTCGCTGCCGCCGGGCCGCCTCCCCGCGGAGGATATCCTCTTCTGCGTCGACGTCGACCTGGAGGCGCGCGCGGAGATGAagtccgcggcggcggcgtcctcgGGCTCCACCTCCACCGCGTCGCCGCAGCCGACGCAGCCCGCGGGGGCCGTCGGGGGTGCCCCCGCGGCGGTGCCCCGGACCGCGGTCAGGCGGATGGACGCGATCAAGCAGGCCCTGCTGCTCTTCGTCCACAGCAAGCTCACCATGTGCCCCGACCACCGCTTCGCCTTCGGATCCCTCGGCGAGACGTTCTCTATG GTGAAGAAGGGCTTCAGCAGTGACGCTGGTTCAGCAATGGAGGCGATCCATTCCTTGTCTGCTTCAGAATCAAGATATCCAATGGCTGATCTCACCCAGCTCTTCATGACAGCTAACCAGGAAGGGAAAAGAGCAGAATCGCAAGGCCGGATTCTCAGGGTG GTACTCATCTACTGCCGTTCCTCTACTAAGCCACAGCATCAGTGGCCTGTGAGGCCAAAGAATTTCACCCTTGACATAATCTATCTCCATGACAAGCCAAGTGCTGACAACTGCCCACAGATGGTATATGATGCCTTGGTTGATGCTCTTGACCATGTCAGCCAGTATGAGGGGTACATTCTTGAGACTGGTCAAGGGCTTGCTCGTGTTCTCTTTCGTCAGATGTGCATTCTTCTATCCCATCCTTTGCAACGTTGCATCCAAGATGACCTTGATATTCCCAAACAAGTCGCTAAGAAAACTCTGGGAACCGAAGCTGCACAGAATGAAGATGGCACGCCAGTCTCCAGCCAGCAGTAG